In Stieleria varia, one genomic interval encodes:
- a CDS encoding 2-oxoacid:acceptor oxidoreductase subunit alpha, which translates to MTTTKEVKSVTGITVRLAGDSGDGMQLLGTQLTNTSALAGNDVATFPDFPAEIRAPRGTRAGVSGFQVQFAREEIFTPGDTLDALVVMNPAAMVTNLGDLRKGGILIANEDGFNDKEFKLANVESNPLDASVIEETYRVFKVPMTALTRDAVSQHGLSPKIADRCKNFFAMGLVYWLFGRSLEPTLRFISDKFGKKPDVAAANEAALRAGWAFGETTEAFGESYQVEAAELTPGTYRNIMGNQALALGLVAASKVSGKDMFYGTYPITPASDILHELTRFKNFGVRTFQAEDEIAAVCATIGAAFGGTMAVTASSGPGIALKAEAMGLGMMLELPMIVINVQRGGPSTGLPTKTEQSDLLQAMFGRNGESPIPILAPRSPGDCFDIAVEAWRIATECMVPVMLLSDGYIANGSEPWRIPELSDLPKIEITHPEANDGEPFLPYLRDENLSRPWAIPGTEGLTHRVGGLEKEHETGNVSYDPKNHQDMVRRRAEKVAKIAERIPEQDIFGETSGDLLVVSWGGTYGACHTATKRCQEAGHSVSHIHLRYINPMPRNIGTLLRSFKKVIVPELNMGQLRMLLRAEYLVDCIGFNKVQGKPFTISELVEAIESNMPAAASKNAAAVSKAG; encoded by the coding sequence ATGACGACCACTAAAGAAGTCAAATCGGTTACCGGCATCACGGTTCGCTTGGCAGGAGACTCCGGCGACGGGATGCAATTGCTGGGTACTCAGTTGACCAATACGAGCGCGCTTGCCGGCAACGACGTCGCCACGTTCCCCGATTTCCCCGCCGAGATTCGCGCCCCACGCGGCACCCGCGCCGGAGTCAGTGGATTTCAGGTCCAGTTTGCCCGCGAGGAGATCTTCACACCCGGGGACACCCTCGACGCCCTCGTCGTGATGAACCCGGCGGCAATGGTCACCAACCTGGGCGACTTGCGCAAAGGCGGCATCCTGATCGCCAACGAAGACGGATTCAACGACAAAGAATTCAAGCTCGCCAACGTGGAGTCCAATCCGCTGGACGCCAGTGTGATCGAGGAAACCTATCGTGTGTTCAAAGTCCCGATGACGGCTTTGACGCGTGACGCCGTTTCCCAACACGGCTTGAGCCCCAAGATCGCCGATCGCTGCAAGAACTTCTTTGCGATGGGACTCGTCTACTGGCTCTTTGGCCGCTCACTCGAACCCACCCTGCGTTTCATTTCGGACAAGTTCGGCAAGAAGCCCGATGTCGCGGCCGCCAATGAAGCCGCATTGAGAGCCGGTTGGGCGTTCGGCGAGACCACCGAAGCGTTCGGGGAGAGTTATCAAGTCGAAGCCGCCGAGCTGACTCCGGGTACCTATCGCAACATCATGGGCAACCAAGCCCTCGCATTGGGATTGGTTGCCGCCAGCAAGGTCAGTGGCAAGGACATGTTCTATGGAACCTATCCCATCACACCGGCCAGCGACATTCTGCACGAGTTGACCAGGTTCAAGAACTTTGGCGTCAGGACGTTCCAAGCCGAAGACGAGATCGCTGCGGTCTGCGCGACCATCGGCGCGGCGTTCGGAGGCACCATGGCCGTGACCGCCAGCAGCGGACCAGGCATCGCCCTGAAAGCCGAAGCGATGGGCTTGGGCATGATGCTTGAGTTGCCCATGATCGTGATCAACGTTCAACGCGGCGGCCCCAGCACGGGCTTGCCGACCAAGACCGAGCAGAGCGATTTGTTGCAGGCGATGTTTGGTCGAAACGGTGAGTCACCGATTCCGATCCTGGCACCTCGCTCGCCCGGAGACTGCTTTGACATCGCGGTGGAAGCCTGGCGGATCGCGACGGAGTGCATGGTCCCCGTGATGCTCTTGTCTGACGGCTACATCGCCAACGGCAGCGAGCCATGGCGAATTCCCGAGCTTTCCGACCTGCCAAAGATCGAGATCACGCATCCGGAAGCCAACGACGGCGAACCGTTCTTGCCTTACTTGCGTGACGAAAACCTGTCGCGCCCCTGGGCCATCCCGGGGACCGAAGGACTGACGCACCGCGTCGGCGGACTCGAAAAAGAACACGAGACGGGTAACGTCAGCTACGATCCCAAAAATCACCAGGACATGGTTCGTCGACGCGCCGAAAAGGTCGCCAAGATCGCCGAGCGAATCCCCGAACAAGACATCTTCGGCGAAACGAGCGGCGATTTGTTGGTGGTCTCGTGGGGTGGTACCTACGGTGCCTGTCACACCGCAACGAAACGCTGCCAAGAGGCCGGACACAGCGTCAGCCACATCCACTTGCGTTACATCAACCCGATGCCACGAAACATCGGCACCCTATTGCGTTCTTTCAAAAAGGTCATCGTGCCTGAGTTGAACATGGGCCAACTACGCATGCTCCTGCGTGCGGAGTACTTGGTCGATTGCATCGGGTTCAACAAAGTCCAAGGTAAGCCGTTCACCATCAGTGAGCTGGTCGAAGCCATCGAGAGCAACATGCCCGCCGCCGCGAGCAAGAACGCTGCTGCTGTCAGCAAAGCCGGGTAG
- the cysK gene encoding cysteine synthase A has product MSRGKTYSDVTKTIGDTPMVQINRLVPAGGATVFAKCEFFQPLNSVKDRIGVAMIEAGEKAGKINAETHIVEPTSGNTGIALAFVCAAKGYKLTLTMPESMSVERRALLRAMGANLVLTPAGDGMKGAINQAIEITQSGENAYMPQQFENPANPAIHEATTGPEIWEDSGHNIDAIVAGVGTGGTITGVSRFLKKMNPDFKAFAVEPKHSPVISGGAPGKHRIQGIGAGFIPGNLDTSIIDDVVQVDDEDAFEWGRQLAKQEGIVAGISSGSNMWAAAQIAARPEMKGKRIVTIMCSLGERYLSTPLFGDLGL; this is encoded by the coding sequence ATGTCACGTGGAAAAACGTACTCTGACGTCACCAAAACCATCGGCGATACACCAATGGTTCAGATCAATCGATTGGTCCCTGCCGGTGGCGCGACCGTGTTCGCCAAATGCGAGTTCTTTCAACCGCTCAACAGCGTCAAAGACCGCATCGGGGTCGCAATGATCGAAGCCGGGGAGAAGGCTGGCAAGATCAACGCAGAGACCCACATCGTCGAGCCGACCAGCGGCAATACCGGGATCGCGTTGGCATTCGTGTGTGCCGCCAAAGGATACAAGTTGACGTTGACGATGCCCGAATCGATGTCCGTCGAACGACGCGCCTTGCTGAGAGCCATGGGCGCAAACCTCGTGCTGACACCGGCGGGCGACGGCATGAAGGGCGCGATCAATCAAGCGATCGAGATCACCCAAAGCGGCGAAAATGCTTACATGCCGCAGCAATTCGAGAATCCGGCCAACCCCGCGATTCACGAAGCAACCACGGGCCCCGAAATTTGGGAAGACAGCGGGCACAATATCGATGCCATCGTCGCCGGCGTCGGGACGGGCGGAACGATCACCGGCGTGTCACGATTCCTGAAGAAGATGAATCCCGATTTCAAAGCCTTCGCGGTCGAGCCCAAACACTCGCCCGTGATCAGCGGTGGAGCTCCAGGCAAGCACCGCATCCAAGGCATCGGTGCCGGCTTCATCCCCGGCAACCTGGACACTTCGATCATCGATGATGTCGTCCAAGTCGATGACGAAGACGCGTTTGAGTGGGGACGGCAGCTGGCCAAGCAAGAGGGCATCGTTGCTGGCATTAGCAGCGGATCCAACATGTGGGCCGCCGCTCAAATCGCCGCCCGCCCCGAGATGAAAGGCAAGCGGATCGTCACGATCATGTGCAGCCTGGGGGAACGCTACCTCAGCACCCCGCTCTTCGGCGACCTCGGCCTCTAG
- a CDS encoding 2-oxoacid:ferredoxin oxidoreductase subunit beta, translated as MSLPVLKAADFASDQDIRWCPGCGDYSILAQMKKVLPELGVPREKIVFISGIGCSSRFPYYMNTYGMHSIHGRAPTFATGLKSTRPDLMVWVITGDGDALSIGGNHFIHVLRRNLDVNIVLFNNRIYGLTKGQYSPTSTEGQITKSTPMGSIDHPLSPLSVALAAEATFVARSMDANVKHLGDVLKRAAQHKGTSLVEVYQNCNVFNDGAMAYAQEKKQRADNVVELEHGKPLVFGHDNEKGIRLVGNHLEIVQRSEVPDDDLLIHDEQDPNPSIQMMLARMRYPEMPEPMGVLRAVTGVATYNDQINDQVALAKTKKGEGDLEALFRAGDTWEVE; from the coding sequence ATGTCTCTGCCCGTTCTGAAAGCTGCCGATTTTGCGTCCGACCAAGACATCCGTTGGTGCCCCGGTTGCGGCGATTACTCCATCCTGGCTCAGATGAAAAAGGTGCTGCCCGAGTTGGGCGTGCCACGCGAAAAGATCGTGTTCATCAGCGGCATCGGATGCAGCAGTCGCTTTCCGTACTACATGAACACCTACGGGATGCACAGCATCCACGGTCGCGCACCGACCTTCGCAACCGGCTTGAAATCCACCCGCCCGGACTTGATGGTTTGGGTCATCACCGGTGACGGCGACGCCTTGTCGATCGGCGGCAACCACTTCATTCACGTCTTGCGCCGAAATCTCGATGTCAATATCGTGCTTTTCAACAACCGCATCTATGGTTTGACCAAGGGACAATACAGCCCGACCAGCACGGAAGGTCAAATCACAAAGAGCACCCCGATGGGCTCAATCGATCACCCGCTCAGCCCACTGTCGGTCGCCTTGGCCGCCGAAGCAACTTTCGTCGCACGCAGCATGGACGCCAACGTCAAACACCTCGGCGATGTGCTCAAGCGAGCCGCACAGCACAAAGGAACCTCGCTCGTCGAGGTCTACCAGAACTGCAATGTGTTCAATGACGGGGCCATGGCATACGCACAAGAAAAGAAACAACGTGCGGACAATGTGGTCGAGTTGGAACACGGCAAACCGCTGGTGTTCGGCCACGACAACGAAAAAGGCATCCGCCTGGTCGGCAACCACTTGGAAATCGTCCAACGTAGCGAAGTGCCCGATGACGATTTGCTGATTCATGACGAACAGGACCCCAATCCGTCCATCCAAATGATGCTCGCCCGCATGCGGTATCCCGAAATGCCAGAACCCATGGGCGTGTTGCGTGCCGTCACCGGAGTCGCCACCTACAACGACCAAATCAACGATCAAGTTGCGTTAGCAAAAACCAAGAAAGGCGAGGGAGACCTCGAAGCCTTGTTCCGCGCCGGTGATACCTGGGAAGTGGAATAA